GCTGTGGATCTGGGGGTCTTGGCCTCTCCACGACCGCCCCTGGGGTGAAGTGGCCCCAGCCATGGGCACTAGAATGTAGAAAGTGCAGGAAGCCAGGCACACTGGAGAgccattttgcagaagaaatgGAGCCGCCTTCAGTTGGAGAAAGTTCGTGATCACAGGCACAGCCGGTTAGGGCAGCCGTGACCGACTGTGGCTCGTTTATAAAGGCGCAAGGGCAGCAGAGAGACACCCGTCCAGAAAGAAGCTCAAGGCACAGCTCCCACCCCTGGGGAGGGCGTGACGTCCCTGGTGTTGCCCACTCTGTTGTTATCTCCACTCTCCTCCTTCCAAGGGTCCGTTTTCTTCCATATAATTGTTAATTCAGTGATATGTattgaaagaataagaaaatgactGAATATAGCCTGTTAGCACTCACTGATGTCAGAGATCAATGACCCTGCTTTCAGGTGCCTTAGAACTCAAaagagcccctggctggtgtggctcagtggactgagtgccggcctgcgaaccaaaaggtcactggttcgattcccagtcagggcacgcgcctgggctgtgggccaggtccctgggtggagccatgtgagaggcagctgattgatgtttctctcacacactgatgtttctctccttctccttcctcttttcccctcaaaaaataaataaaatatattttttaaagaacaatctAAAAGGAGAAAGACCAAAACAAACACTGCGAGGGCTATGAAATCTGTCAAATGTATTGAATGGAAGTAAGAGAAGCTTCCATCCTGAGACAGACAGCTTTGCAGGCTGACCCCGGGCGCTGGGCAGGCTCAGCACCTGCTATTCCTCCAGGCCAAGGCCTAGCTCTGCATGGTGGCGAGGAGCCTGGGGACCCAGGCCGACCACAGCTTGCTTCCTACAACCTGGAGGTCGTCGTCTTGTAGTCTGTGATCTGGGTTCCTTCAGATCCTCACGGAAGGTGGGAAGTCCTTAAGGAGGGGAGGACGGGGGGAGGGGACTATTCGGAGAGGTCCTGGGGTTCACTGCCTGTCTGATAAACTCCACTCCTTTCAGATCTATAACTGGATCGACAGCTTTGTAATGGAGAATGCAGATATTGTCTCAAAAATCTGGATTGGCGACAGCTTTGAAAATCGGTCCATGCTTATCCTGAAGGTAAAAGCGAGCGGTGGGGATCACTGGCTCTGTGGCGAGGCCTCCGGCATAAGGTTGAGCTCTTGCACGGTCGCGGCTGGTGGGAATtttaaaggaagggaagaggtgcACACGCCTGTCCTGAGGTGACCCGTAAACTTTGGGATTGTGGTCATCAGGGACACACCCTTGTAGGCATGGACAGGTGATAGTGTGTTGGCTTGGCATGTCCTGGGTCAGGAAGTAGGTGGGAGGGTTGCTACGGAGATGGAATAATAGAGTGGCAGCCGTCACCCTGGACTCGGGGTGTGAGCGTGGGTGACTCCGCCTGCTTCCTGTTTCCTCGGTTgcttcatctgtgaagtgggagaGAGGTGCATGGAGGCCTCATTCACAGGTGACTGAGGTCAtctggctcaggcagccccacaGAGGCACCCGAGTCTACGGGGGACTCCCCAGCCCTTCACAGGCCCACTGCAAACAGAGTTTGCGCAAACATGGCAGTGGCAGCGCCCTTGGTCATGAAGGAGGCAGGATAGAGCAGAGCGTGGGGCTCACTGGCAAACAAACAAAGGGCACTCAGGAGTGTGGGCCACGCAGGGCATCCAGCCGGCAGAGAAGACAGGCACCGCTGCTCTCTGAAGTTCCCTGGGGGGCTCTTCGGAAGGGCCAAGGGGTCTCAGCGGACTCTGGACCTGAATTCACTCGCCCCTGCGGCAGTTTTCCCCAGGGCCGTCTGCGTGCTTGAATGTGGTCTGAGATCTTGCCGCTCAGAGCGCGGTCCTCACGCGCCCGCAGGAGCAGCATCCCCAGGAGCCTGTTAGCAATGCCCAGCCTCGGCGCCCtcctcagacctactgaatcagaatctgcatttcagtAGGCTCTCCAGAGGGTCTCGTGCCCTTTAAAGTTTGAGAGGCACGAGAAGCATCTGAGATACTTTCAGACCTGGGAAGTTCTGTGTCTGGCTGGATCACTTTGCTCTCCAGGGCCCCGACACGTGTGCACATTGTGGGCTCATGCATAGGTACCTGTGCATACAGCCCCCCTCCTGGGCACCTAGGGCCGCCCCGGGCAGTGAGGATACACCCGGGGCCTCCTTCCAGGCAGCCTAGCGACAGTGCTGTAGCCATCTTGGTTCAAACTTGTCTGGGTCCGGGGGCTTTTCCCCAGTTCAGCACTGGAGGCTCTCAGCGCCGGGCCATCTGGATTGACTCTGGAATTCACTCCCGGGAGTGGATCACCCACGCCACAGGCATCTGGACCGCCAAGCAGGTCAGCATGGGCgatgggggctggggcaggggagggggctgcttgGCTGTTTCAGGGAGCCTCCAGTTGAAACATTACACTTGGTTTTTTAAACTCAGGGTGCTTCTACCCTCCTGCCCTCTGGAACAGCTGCCAGCTGGCCTTTCGCAGCACAGAGCGCACATCTGGCCTCTGCCTTCTAATTGCTTAAAATCCAAGCTTTTGGTTTTGCACAAAGGATGTGCCTAATGGCCTCTGCCTGCGGCCACTGGCTGTGCAGATGTCCTGTTCAGCCCCGGAGGAGGGCCCACTAGGGCCTCCTGTCCCTCACCCCGTCCCCGCTCTGTCCTTTCTTGCAGATTGTCAATGAATATGGCAAAGACGGCACCCTGACGAACATACTGAATGACATGGACATCTTCCTGGAGATCGTCTCCAACCCCGATGGGTTTGCTTTTACCCACAGCATGGTGAGGGCCCCGGGAAggaaggggtcaggggtcaggggccaGGGGTCAGCTCCGGGGGGGTGGAGGAAAGGTCACTTCGGCTTTGGGAAGCTCGTCCCTCGGGTTCCTTGCCGAGTCTcactgaggcagggaggctgtTCAGTCCTGAAGCTGTGGCTCTTGTCCTCTGACCTCCCTCTTGCTGCCCAAGGAAGGCCACTGCTGGCAGCCTGTGCTTGGGCCCTTGCCCACACCCCAGCTTTCACCACAGAGTCTGATCTGCAGCCTTGGTCCAGTTCCACGCCAGCCACATCCTGCCCTGGAGATTCCTTCCCTTTGCCCCTGCTTGTCCCACGAGAGCCCCCTTCCTAGGCTAGGAAGTCAGGGGTTCCCAGCCCTGGAAATGGGCCCAGTCCCAAGGTCCTCTGTCCTCGGCTTTCTTAGAACCGCTTGTGGCGGAAGAACAAGTCCAGCAGACCCGGGATCTCCTGCATCGGTGTGGATCTTAACAGGAACTGGAGGTCAGGCTTTGGAGGTATGGCGGTCTGCTGGGCCcgagggcggggcgggagaaGGACTTGGTCCTGGACACGTCTCCCACAGGCCCATTGTGTGGACTCATAACTTGGGAGGCGACGTAGTTAGTTCTGCAAGTCGTGGCCAGGGGCAGGCACGCGTGTGCCTAGGactgggaggtggggacaggttGCACATGTGTGTGGGATGTAGACGTACGCTAAGCCTTCAGAGGAAACATGGAAACAGCATCTTGCGTGGGGACTGACTGCAAGGGTGAAATCCGAaacagggcagaggagggctggCGGAGGTGCAAGGTGATCCTGCTGGTTGTTGACAGTCCGGGGTCTGCAGTAACCCCCCAGCCCCCCCTGGAAGGGGGCAGGCCACAAGGAAAGGCCTCCAAACTCATTTCCTGAGACCTGGGACCTGCTGTTTGCCCTCTGGGGAGGCCAGAACAATACTTCAAATATTATCAATAAGTTGATTCCTTATCATCAGTACCCCTTGAGCCTAGTTTTTAGTTTTGACTAATTACTTTGTaaccctgggctgctgggtgggggttGGCTATCTGCCAGGCTGTATGATtccggggaggggtgggcagcttCCTCCCAAGTTCCTTGGTGTCTTTCCAAATCGTCTCCTTTACCACCCCAGGGTCATGGGGATtattagatgaggaaactgaggccccccAAAAGCCCAGAGATGTGTATATGCACCTGGGAACTTGGCACTTTAATGGGTGGGATGCTGGGTCCAGACAGCGCAGTGTCCAGAGGAGAGGGCTGCATGAGCGCCATCCTTGATCCCCGGATGCAGCACCCACTGGGTGCCGGGGCATCGAGCTTTGGCTCCACAGGACACGGTGCTGTTGCTGCTGAAAAGCAGATCCACAGATGGGCGGCTAAACCAAAGAGGTGGAACATTCTAGATCTGGTTGCCTGTTGCTTTGAAATTCAGGCTCTTTTCAGTCCCCttgttttttctcattgaaaaacAAGGACAGTTCAGAAGCACCCGGAGAGAAGCCCACCAGGCCACAGTGTGGGGGCTTCCTGAGAGTTGGAGGCTGCGTGTGTAATTGCTTGTGTAAAGAAACACAACTGTGTAAAAGGAGACATTTCCACCTCCAAATGGCCAGACACCGGCCCCAAGTGGCCATCCAAGCGGGCCCCTCAGACCTGGCTGAAGTGAGTGCCCACAGACCCGGAGATGGGCTGGCTAGCAGAAAGACAAATTACTTCTCAAAGAAAATAACGTTTGTGGTTtcactgcaagaaaaaaaaagagtcagtatacaaacaatgtaaaaaatatatatgggggAAAAAGCCCAGCGGGGACAAAAAGCTCCCATAATCCCACTACCCAAAGATTACTGCTTTTAATAATTTACCATGCCCTTCCAGAGATTTCCCCTTGCtacaaattacatttttagaggaggaaaaataaatagctaATGAATCCATTAGCAGGTACTCGTGAAGCAGGCAGGCTCAGAGGACTTTGTGAACGGGCGGAGAGAGGCAGGCAGCTAATTCCCATTTGGTCGGGGGAGATTAGTTTATTCTGCTTAGCTCAAACCAGAACTAATGGCCTGAAGTGTTCCTCCATATTTGGGCAAAGCCACCTGGCCGTTGGCAGGGGAACCACTTTCTAAGCGCGGGCTGTAAACGCGGACAAAGCTTTCAGCCTCCCCTGCTCTGCTCGGCTGTTGCTATTTGTCATTCATCAAGTGTAGCAGGTGCAGAAGCTCCTGGCAGACACAACAACCCGGGCCACTGTTAGCTGGGCTGACTCCCTCCCTCGGGACTGCTCCCCActgcacccctgcacccctcGGTTCCCTGCGGGCACATCCCCTTCCAACCTGGGTCCCCACCCCAGGTGAGGACCTGCAGATCCAGAGGGGAGGTGCTTCCGGGTGACAGAAGTGCCTCTGGCCAGGAATAACAAGGAGTGTGGAGGTTGGTGACTCAGGCAGGAAGGttttgtttatggttttattATTGCCTTAATTTAATTGCTGCGTAATGAGTCATCTGTCTGTTGTCCCTCCCACCCACGCAGCCCTCACCTGCATTCGTGGGGCGGAGCAGTTTGCCGAAACCCCAGGGCATCGTGTGAACTGGGCCATGGGCCCATGCCCAGCTCTCCAGCCAGCCCACTGccctggggggtgaggggtgctgTGGCACCCGCAGGAGGCTTCAGGAATCAGGCGATCCCTGGCCTCTGGGGCAGCCTGGTGTGTGGTcattggagggaggaggagcgAGAGGAGGGGCTGGCACGACTCTTTCCAAGTGTGTCCCTAACCCACAAACCTtgaccagcccagcccaggcctctgcaACGTGGCccgtggggagggaggaaaacggAACAGGAGGGAAAGAGATGGGGAGCAAAGGATCTAGGAGGAGATGGGAACGAATTCAATTTGTGACCAAAACAGAGACACAGCTCCTCTTTACTCCCTCCCCCAGTTCAAGTTCCCAAAAAGAATTTCCAGAGACTTGATACATCTGCGGTTTCCAGACCAGGCTTGGGCAACCACGAGCTCTACTCCCTCTTTTCCTGGCGCTCCACACCCCCATCCGTGCTGCTCCTGGGGTGGTGGCTGCGGCACGGTTTGAGCAGACACAGAGTTGGAGCATTCTGCTGACCCAAGCCTTCCCCATGGCAGCGGGGGATCGGCTATGAAGGGTCAGCTCGAAGGGGTCGCTGCTCATAGGGGAAGCTGGGGTTGGAGACCTAGAGTTTCTTCTGGAGGCAACTGCCGAGGCAGACCCACCTCTGTAATGGAGCCACAGTCAGGACTTAACCAAAGGACAAGCCCAGGGAGCTCCTTACAGGCCCACAGAGTTGCTGAGTCCCAGTGCGGCTACACCCCTCTGATGTATTAGACTAGGGTATGCGGCAGTAACAAATACCCCTCCTCATCTCAGTGGCTCAAcacaataaaactttgtttttcatgCACACAAAGTCCAATGTGGGCAGGTGGCTGCCCTTGGCAGGGCTCTCCCAATGGTGACGGAAGGATCCCTGGTGATGGAAGGACCCAGGATATTTCCTCCATCtaaagtttttttcttccaaCCACACAGACAGAAGAGAGTGTGGAGACATCGTGCTTGCTCTTACAGCCTCAAACTAGAGGGGACACGTCATTACTGCACACAGTCTCATTGGTCAGGAGTAGTCACATGGCCTCAACCAAACtgcaaaggaagctgggaaatgtagaGAGGCATACATGGCTGTTTTGTGAGCATTAAGTGTCTTTCCCAAGCCTGGGAACTTGAACCCTTtagatggttttattttatttccaggaaACGGTTCGAATGACAACCCATGCTCAGAGACTTATCGTGGGCCCTACCCTCACTCCGAGCCAGAGGTGGCTGCCACTGCGGACTTCATCACAGCCCATGGGAACGTCAAGGCTCTGATCTCCATCCACAGCTACTCTCAGATGCTCATGTACCCGTACGGCCACTCGCTGGAGCCCGTTGCAGACCAGGAGGAGTTGGTGAGATTGGCCACATAGGGCTTGGGGGAGGCATCTGGCAGACTCCTAGGGGGTTCAGGCCCTCAGTCTGAAACAAGAGTCTGGACCCAGCCatgccagggtggggaggagggggagcttGGTTTCATGTGTGATTAAGTCCAAAGTTGGAGGTGCTGTGTTCCCTTCTCATGAGAGCCATCTACATAGTCAGCGTCCAAGACTCCTAGCTCCTCCTTCTCGGCAGCTGGTGAGGGTGTGCGGGGTTGGAGAGCCCTGGCCTCTCACCCTCTGGATGTCATCTTGCAGCACAGTCTGGCCAAGAGAGCGGTGCAGGCCCTGTACAAGGTCCACGGGATCAAGTACATTTATGGCAGCATCAGCACCACCCTCTGTGAGTGAGCCTTCCCCTGGCTGCTTCTTCGGGCACCACAGCCACCTGGAGAGGGGCGGGTGCAGGTTCTCTGCTGCCTGGCAGGCCCGGCTGGCCACAGGGCAGTGCCCTAGGTccggctgggctgggccagggccgaTGTCTTCACTAGGTAGCTGTTGCTTCACAGTGTTCATAGCTCCCAGGTCCCAGTGCCCAGCTTTCGGTGGCATTTCTAGAGGGCAAAGATCCTCCACCTAGTGGCCTCAAGGAGCCTTCCTTTTGCTGGGGCAGAGAATGGGCTGAGTGGGCGGGCAGTGGCCCAGGTTAAGGCCTGGGTTGGGAGGCTTGGTGTGGTCTGGGGTGAGTGGGGGTTTGGCCTCCGGGGCCCACTTTCCACTCAGGGGCATTTCTTTGCCCTTTGTGTGCAGACGTGGCCAGTGGGATCACCCTGGACTGGGCCTACGACAGCGGCATCAAGTACTCCTTCAGCTTCGAGCTCCGGGACACCGGGCACTACGGCTTCCTGCTGCCGGCCTCCCAGATCATCCCCACAGCCCAGGAGACGTGGATGGCCATCCGGACCATCATGGAGCACACCCTGAATCACCCCTACTAGCAGCACGGCCGCGTGCAGAGCAGGAGCGCTCATCCTCTTCCGCAaggcctgggcctcctcctgAACCCAGAGTCAGATGCCCCCTCCTTCCTCAAACCCCTGTCCTGACTccttagaaaataaaagcaagtttGAACAGGCTTGGTGGCCCCTGGCACTGGCGGCCACCCCCTTGAGCTCAGCCttgaggaggggacagaggcagtTCCCAATGCCCCTTCTCTCCCCGGGTATTCAGGAGGATGAGGGGCCGCCGGGCCTCACCCTTGCAGTGTTCTCAGGGCCTGGAGCAGACAACGCGCCCCCGGGAACCATTAACATACACATACACCGATCCTTGGTGGTGCTCCCATCTTGAAGATGACTCTGGTGGGGACACTGTTTGATCTAGGAGTGGAACTCCCGTAGTGGCATCTCCAGCGCCTCGAGggacaggtgggcagagaggggcagcctCCTTCCCTTCTTGCTTCACTTCCCACGGCGCATTTCCGAGGCCCCAGTcagcaggaccccccccccccccgccctggaaGTGAAAGTGAACAAGTCACCCGTTGGGACCTGCTCCTCCTGGGCACCCTCACAGGCTCCCCTAGTCTGGGAGCACAGAGTCACAGGCAGGCAGAGCCAGCTCAGCGAAGCAGCACACAgtccagggcggggggggggggggcgggggggaatcCTCTTGCTCCTCTTCCTCACCCAAGTCATCGTGGCGGTCACACACTGAGCAGTTAGTTCAGGCTGCGCTGTGTGCTCAGTAAGCACTTCGTCTAGGGGAGAGAAAGGGCTAGTGTTTTGAGATACAAATGAGGTGTCTTCCCCCATCCTCAGGCctctttgtaccttttgactTCCCCTACCACCGGGGAGCAGGGTCATGGGTCGATCTGCCTCCTGCTTGGGGGAGGGCAGTTACCCCCAAGAAGCAAGAGGTCAACTGGAGGTCTGACGGATTTGGGTAAGCCTGTGGCAGAAAGCAGGACTAGTACTCACAGGTGCCAgacttttgttgttgctgctgtaaATGAAAAGGATTGTGGGTACCTGTGAGTCGACCCCTGCAGGACGCAAAGCCCAGGGTTTTACTATAAATCACGAAGAGGAAAGCAGGGTGAAACCAGAACAAGCCCTGCTTTCCACCCGACCTGTAAAAAGAACATAGATGTTGGACCAGTTAATGGACGGAGGTGATCAGCAGCGATGGAAACTCTAGGTGAGGCCCATTCCAACATGGCGTCTGAGCGGCAGTCTAACAATGGTTGAGCAAGGCGTCTGCGCTGGTGACCAGAGGCAGCTGCGGGGTTGGGTCCAGCTCAGCGGAGCAGCTGTGAGGGCTCTGAGCAAAGAAATGAGAAGCACCCAGGTACGGAGACCAGGGGAGGTGATGCCCGCGCCCAGGACCAGTGGGGCCATGGGGGGAGGCCTGAGGAAGTGAGGGCGATGAGCCCCTGAAGAACCCAGATCATCTCCAGAGTGTGAGCCGGcaacagaggaggagagaaacccAATGCGGGCTGTGGCTTCCCGAAAGAGacttgagatttcttttttaagctaGAAGTTGTGTGAGTGATCTAGTATTCCAAAGCTAGTTTTCTGCTATTAGCAGGAAATATGAGGTCAGGAGCTAAGTTAATAGAAACTATAGATAAATAAAGCAAGTTATACCTGTGCACACTGGAGTCTGTGATTATAACTTTTTTGCCCTCTGCATAAATATTGTTATTTCATCCTCATGGGGGGATATGATTGGTATTAATAAGctcatttttcagataaggaaagcCCAACTTGGAGAGGTTTTAAAAGCCACACAAGGCCACACGGGTGGATG
This sequence is a window from Phyllostomus discolor isolate MPI-MPIP mPhyDis1 chromosome 10, mPhyDis1.pri.v3, whole genome shotgun sequence. Protein-coding genes within it:
- the CPA5 gene encoding carboxypeptidase A5 isoform X1 is translated as MQGTLGGGLGPGPSAVDRRALLVCCFILASALGQMNFTGDQVLRILAKNEEQLSLLRDLESLKPQKVDFWRGPARPSLPVDMRVPFAELKDVKTYLESHGLVYSIMIKDIQVLLDEERETMAKSRRLERSAGSFSYSSYHTLEEIYNWIDSFVMENADIVSKIWIGDSFENRSMLILKFSTGGSQRRAIWIDSGIHSREWITHATGIWTAKQIVNEYGKDGTLTNILNDMDIFLEIVSNPDGFAFTHSMNRLWRKNKSSRPGISCIGVDLNRNWRSGFGGNGSNDNPCSETYRGPYPHSEPEVAATADFITAHGNVKALISIHSYSQMLMYPYGHSLEPVADQEELHSLAKRAVQALYKVHGIKYIYGSISTTLYVASGITLDWAYDSGIKYSFSFELRDTGHYGFLLPASQIIPTAQETWMAIRTIMEHTLNHPY
- the CPA5 gene encoding carboxypeptidase A5 isoform X2 — protein: MQGTLGGGLGPGPSAVDRRALLVCCFILASALGQMNFTGDQVLRILAKNEEQLSLLRDLESLKPQKVDFWRGPARPSLPVDMRVPFAELKDVKTYLESHGLVYSIMIKDIQVLLDEERETMAKSRRLERSAGSFSYSSYHTLEEIYNWIDSFVMENADIVSKIWIGDSFENRSMLILKFSTGGSQRRAIWIDSGIHSREWITHATGIWTAKQIVNEYGKDGTLTNILNDMDIFLEIVSNPDGFAFTHSMNRLWRKNKSSRPGISCIGVDLNRNWRSGFGGNGSNDNPCSETYRGPYPHSEPEVAATADFITAHGNVKALISIHSYSQMLMYPYGHSLEPVADQEELTWPVGSPWTGPTTAASSTPSASSSGTPGTTASCCRPPRSSPQPRRRGWPSGPSWSTP